Proteins found in one Bacteroidales bacterium genomic segment:
- a CDS encoding aminotransferase class I/II-fold pyridoxal phosphate-dependent enzyme, producing MKESEILFLLGENSYPSISFPIFQTSNFKFSSVKEFKLAIDDEENSLIYSRGNNPTLTVLAEKLAALDGKQKALLFSSGMAAISTAVISLVKEGDKVLCMEGVYSWTQHLLKNILSRFGVETHFVPYYNIVESINEHYSLIYVESPLTRTFEVVDLEEISRRAHDVGAVVIIDNTYSTPLRQRPADFGIDVVVYSASKYTGGHSDLVGGYLTCDEKLYSRIFNHEYLTFGGIMSPLDAWLFLRGLRTLPVRLDRIEQSTWKIINFLQHHPAIEKIYYPGSISDEQNKIYHKQMRGITGLFSIQFKRKDPGLINAFCEKLRFFRMAVSWGGYESLVLPYTMWKETEWDGMVRLSIGLENSDELIQDLEQGLKIFTLE from the coding sequence ATGAAAGAAAGTGAAATTTTATTTTTACTAGGTGAGAATTCTTACCCTTCTATATCTTTTCCTATTTTTCAGACAAGCAATTTTAAGTTTTCAAGTGTCAAAGAGTTCAAATTAGCTATTGATGACGAAGAAAATTCACTCATTTATTCACGTGGAAATAATCCAACATTAACAGTACTTGCAGAAAAGCTTGCAGCTCTTGATGGTAAGCAGAAAGCACTTTTATTTTCATCAGGTATGGCAGCAATCTCGACGGCTGTAATTTCTCTTGTTAAAGAGGGTGATAAAGTTTTGTGTATGGAAGGAGTTTACTCTTGGACTCAACATCTTTTGAAGAATATTTTATCTCGATTTGGGGTTGAAACTCATTTTGTACCTTATTATAACATAGTAGAAAGCATTAATGAACATTATAGTCTCATATATGTAGAAAGTCCCCTTACTCGTACGTTTGAAGTGGTTGATCTGGAGGAGATTTCTAGACGGGCTCATGATGTTGGAGCTGTGGTCATCATTGACAATACCTACTCAACTCCTCTACGTCAAAGACCGGCGGATTTTGGAATAGATGTGGTTGTATACAGTGCTTCAAAGTATACGGGAGGGCATAGTGACTTAGTCGGAGGATATCTCACTTGCGATGAAAAACTTTATTCTCGTATTTTCAATCACGAATACCTCACCTTTGGTGGTATCATGAGTCCTCTCGATGCTTGGCTTTTTTTGCGAGGATTAAGGACATTACCTGTTCGACTAGATCGCATCGAGCAGAGTACATGGAAAATTATTAATTTTCTCCAGCATCATCCAGCAATTGAAAAAATATACTATCCCGGTAGCATCTCGGATGAGCAAAATAAAATATACCATAAACAAATGCGAGGAATAACGGGCTTGTTTTCTATCCAATTTAAGAGAAAAGATCCTGGTTTGATTAATGCTTTTTGCGAGAAGCTTCGTTTTTTTAGGATGGCCGTTAGTTGGGGTGGTTATGAATCTCTTGTTTTGCCTTACACGATGTGGAAAGAAACAGAGTGGGACGGGATGGTCAGATTAAGCATAGGTTTAGAAAATTCAGATGAATTAATACAAGATTTGGAGCAAGGATTAAAAATCTTTACACTTGAATAA
- the rplS gene encoding 50S ribosomal protein L19 translates to MNKGELLRYVEEQVMPGRQFPVFKAGDTITVNYKIVEGNKERIQAFTGVVIQISGKGKNKTFTVRKISNNVGVERIFPIASPFIEDITIVKKGKVRRARIFYLRKLTGKKAKIKEKRI, encoded by the coding sequence ATGAATAAAGGTGAGTTGCTCAGATACGTTGAAGAGCAGGTGATGCCAGGACGTCAGTTCCCAGTATTTAAAGCTGGCGATACTATTACTGTGAACTATAAAATTGTCGAAGGTAACAAGGAACGTATACAGGCTTTTACGGGAGTCGTTATTCAAATCAGTGGAAAAGGGAAAAACAAGACGTTTACAGTCCGAAAAATTTCCAACAATGTCGGCGTTGAAAGAATATTTCCAATTGCCAGTCCATTTATCGAAGATATTACAATTGTCAAGAAAGGTAAAGTTAGAAGGGCAAGAATTTTTTACTTACGTAAGTTGACAGGGAAAAAAGCAAAAATTAAAGAAAAAAGAATTTAA
- a CDS encoding DUF6340 family protein: protein MKKVKLFYVLSLLLVGCATRNIYQPVLVPAEINIPQHVQTIGVLNRSLPAKDDRLLNILEGFLSGETIFGDRSASFNACRGLVNRVNSSPRFKAVLLEGEEYRGTGTKEFPLPLTWDEVDRLCKKYNVDALVTLETFDSDMRLHLSMEEVEKVVGGVIRKVPVHYADLRVRVNAGWRIYDNVTKNIIDQQVFTDEKGFHGEGDTPEKAKESLPSKRQVLDESGFFAGQMMAFRISPSWVTISRFYYVKGHPKFKEAKQYVKVGNWKEAVSIWSQLTKSSNPKIASRAAHNMAVAAEKEGRIDIALDWANTAYKNQKTDRERRYINQLHNRKMQLQRLSEQLPNYKQGGN from the coding sequence ATGAAAAAAGTAAAATTATTTTATGTTTTGAGTTTATTATTAGTGGGTTGTGCAACTCGAAATATCTATCAACCTGTTTTGGTTCCAGCTGAAATCAACATTCCTCAACATGTACAAACCATAGGTGTACTTAACCGAAGTTTACCGGCCAAAGATGATCGATTGTTGAATATTTTAGAAGGTTTTTTAAGTGGAGAAACCATTTTTGGAGATCGATCAGCTTCTTTTAATGCTTGCCGTGGTCTTGTAAATCGCGTAAATTCATCACCACGATTCAAAGCTGTTTTGCTAGAGGGTGAAGAATATCGGGGAACTGGAACTAAGGAATTTCCCTTACCACTAACTTGGGATGAAGTAGACAGGTTATGTAAAAAATACAATGTAGATGCTTTGGTGACATTGGAAACCTTTGACAGTGATATGAGACTTCATTTGAGTATGGAAGAAGTAGAAAAAGTGGTAGGAGGTGTTATTCGAAAAGTGCCAGTTCATTATGCCGATTTACGTGTTAGAGTCAATGCTGGTTGGAGAATTTACGATAACGTTACCAAAAATATCATTGATCAACAAGTTTTTACAGATGAAAAAGGTTTTCATGGTGAAGGTGATACTCCAGAAAAAGCTAAGGAAAGTTTACCTTCCAAACGTCAAGTGCTCGATGAAAGTGGTTTTTTTGCTGGCCAGATGATGGCTTTTCGAATTTCTCCAAGTTGGGTAACCATCAGTAGGTTTTATTATGTAAAAGGACACCCGAAATTTAAGGAAGCTAAACAATATGTAAAGGTCGGTAATTGGAAAGAAGCTGTCTCCATATGGTCTCAGTTGACTAAAAGTTCCAATCCCAAAATTGCTTCTCGCGCAGCTCATAATATGGCTGTAGCAGCAGAAAAAGAGGGTAGAATCGACATTGCACTGGATTGGGCAAATACGGCTTATAAAAACCAAAAAACAGATCGTGAAAGAAGATACATTAACCAATTACATAATAGAAAAATGCAACTCCAAAGACTATCTGAGCAACTACCTAACTATAAGCAAGGAGGAAATTAA